Proteins from a genomic interval of Poecile atricapillus isolate bPoeAtr1 chromosome 1, bPoeAtr1.hap1, whole genome shotgun sequence:
- the EIF3M gene encoding eukaryotic translation initiation factor 3 subunit M: MSVPAFIDITEEDQAAELRAYLKSKGAEISEENAEGGLHVDLAQIIEVCDVCLKEDDKDVESVMNSVVSLLLILEPDKQEALIENLCEKLVKFREGERPSLRLQLLSNLFHGMDKNTPVRYTVYCSLLKVASSCGAIQYIPTELDQVRKWISDWNLATEKKHTLLRLLYDVLVDCKKSDTAAKVMVELLGSYTEDNASQARVDAHRCIVRALKDPNTFLFDHLLALKPVKFLEGELIHDLLTIFVSAKLASYVKFYQNNKDFIDSLGLLHEHNMAKMRLLTFMGMAVENKEISFDTMQQELQIGADDVEAFVIDAVKTKMVYCKIDQTQRKVVVSHSTHRTFGKQQWQQLYDTLNTWKQNLNQVKNSLLSLSDT, translated from the exons ATGAGCGTCCCGGCCTTCATCGACATCACCGAGGAGGATCAG gCTGCAGAACTGCGAGCTTACCTGAAATCCAAAGGAGCAGAAATCTCTGAGGAAAACGCTGAAGGCGGACTTCATGTGGACTTGGCACAGATTATTGAAGTGTGTGATGTGTGCCTGAAAGAGGATGACAAAG ATGTGGAGAGCGTGATGAACAGCGTTGTCTCTCTGCTTCTTATCCTGGAACCTGACAAACAAGAAGCACTGATTGAAAACCTGTGTGAGAAGTTAGTAAAATTTCGGGAAGGAGAGCGCCCATCTCTTAGACTGCAGCT CCTGAGCAATCTCTTCCATGGCATGGACAAGAACACTCCTGTGAGATACACAGTGTACTGCAGCCTTCTGAAAGTGGCTTCGTCCTGTGGTGCCATCCAGTACATTCCAACTGAACTAGATCAG GTCCGAAAATGGATTTCTGACTGGAATCTGGCCACAGAGAAAAAGCACACTCTCCTGAGACTGCTCTATGATGTCCTAGTAGACTGCAAGAAAAG tgaCACTGCAGCAAAAGTAATGGTGGAGCTATTGGGGAGTTACACAGAGGACAATGCTTCCCAGGCTAGAGTTGATGCTCACAG GTGTATTGTACGAGCATTGAAGGATCCAAATACCTTTCTCTTTGATCATCTTCTTGCCTTAAAACCAGTGAAATTCTTGGAAGGGGAACTTATTCATGAT CTTTTGACAATTTTTGTAAGTGCTAAACTAGCATCCTACGTCAAGTTTTATCAGAACAACAAAGACTTCATTGACTCCCTGG GCTTGTTGCACGAACACAATATGGCCAAGATGAGGCTCCTTACTTTCATGGGAATGGCTGTAGAGAATAAAGAAATCTCATTTGACACAATGCAGCAGGAACTCCAGATCGGGGCTGATGACGTAGAAGCGTTTGTCATTGACG ctgTAAAGACAAAGATGGTGTACTGCAAAATAGATCAGACACAGAGGAAAGTCGTTGTCAG TCACAGCACACATCGGACTtttggaaagcagcagtggcagcaatTGTATGACACTCTAAACACCTGGAAACAAAATTTGAATCAAGTGAAGAACAGTCTCCTCAGTCTCTCAGACACctaa